CCTGCGCCGCTACTAACGCGGCTGCCGCCGCAGATTTCGTTGCAGCGTCCGGCGCCAAAGCCACCGCAGTTTCAGCTTGATTAACCTGCACAACAGCAGCATTGACCGCCGTATGATCTGTTGGGTCTGAACCCCGGAAAGTGGACACGGAGTTTTAATCAGATGCGGTTTTGAGTATAGCTGTTTCGGAAGATTCAAAGGCGTTCGGCGAACGATAGCCGCACCTCGAGTGCAGGCGTTTGGTGTTGTAGCGACTGCACCATTGGAACACGTCCCGGCGACACACCAGCTGACTGGCGAAAACAGGTGCATCTTGAAGGACTTCCCGTTTCAACGTGGCGTTGAACGACTCCGCCAGAGAATTATCCGCGCTGGTACCAATTGCTCCCATCGATTGGGTAACACCGAGACGTTCACATAGTCTTCGGTACCGATCAGAGGTGTATACACTGCCATGATCGGAGTGGAAAATCGCTCCGTCAAGCCCGCCACGGATCCCGTAAGCCATCATCAAAGCCTCTTCAACTAACTCCGTACGCATGTGGACGGCGATCGCGAAACCGGTCAACTGCCGCGAGTAGCAGTCGATGACCGTCGCCAGGTACATATTCGACCCATCTGCAATCGGGAGGTAGGTGATATCGCCGACGTAGACCGTGTTTGGTTTCTCCGCGGTGAAACGGCGTGCGAGCAGATCCGGAAACGTCGGAGCGCGTTTCGCAGACACCGTGGTCTTTACGCGGCGTTTCTTGGTGTAGCCGAACAATTCCATCTGGCGCATCAGCCTGGCGGTGCGCTTGTGATTGAGGCGATCATCGCTGGTCGGATCCGAGTTGATGGCCGCTGTGATGCGTTTCGCCCCGTAACAGCCGTTCTCAGCTGTGAACACGGCCTTGATCCTCGCTCCCAGCGCCGCGTCAGCGACGAGGCGTCGCCGGCGGGCAGGAGCAGCAGATTTCCACTTGTAGTAGG
The Corynebacterium sp. BD556 genome window above contains:
- a CDS encoding IS3 family transposase (programmed frameshift); this translates as MPRKTYTEQFKRDAVTLYESTPGATINAIASDLGVNRNSLRTWLDAFGTGTKTNANGEKVASPIAAANSERTPAQGLSDAERIRMLERENATLREEREILRKAAKYFAEGDELVNRFQFVDDHRDFYEVKRLCEVLKINRSSYYKWKSAAPARRRRLVADAALGARIKAVFTAENGCYGAKRITAAINSDPTSDDRLNHKRTARLMRQMELFGYTKKRRVKTTVSAKRAPTFPDLLARRFTAEKPNTVYVGDITYLPIADGSNMYLATVIDCYSRQLTGFAIAVHMRTELVEEALMMAYGIRGGLDGAIFHSDHGSVYTSDRYRRLCERLGVTQSMGAIGTSADNSLAESFNATLKREVLQDAPVFASQLVCRRDVFQWCSRYNTKRLHSRCGYRSPNAFESSETAILKTASD